Part of the Deltaproteobacteria bacterium genome is shown below.
CGCGAAGGCACCGCTCGTGGTGCTCGACATCCCGCTGCTCTTCGAGAGCCGCGCCGCCGGGGCGCGGGGCGGCGCCTCGGCGCTGCCCTTCGAGGCCACCGTGCTCGTCTACGCACCGCGCGCGCTCCAACTCGCGCGCACGATCGCGCGCGACGGCTGCAGCGCCGAGCAGGCCGAGGCGCGCCTGGCCGCCCAGCTCCCGATCGACGAGAAGCGCGCGCTCGCCGATCACGTGATCGACAACGGGGGCAGCCTCGCGGAGACCGAGCGCCAGGTGGACGCGCTCTGGGAGCAGCTCGCCGGCTGATCGCCTTGGCCGGCCCGCGGGCCCTGGGATAGCGTGCCGCGCGTCGTGGACGACCTCGCCGGACGCCTCGGCCGCTTCCTCGCCGCACGGATGGCTGGCGCTCGCGCGCTGCGCGTGCGGGAGCTGGAGGCCCGGACCGAAGGCTTCTCGCAGGAGACGCTGACCTTCACCCTCGAGACCGAGGACGGCGCCGGTGCGAAGCGGGAGAGCGCGTGGGTGCTCAAGCGCGAGCCGCCGGCCGGCCTGCTCGAGCCCTACGACCTCGAGCCCGAGTTCCGGGTCCTCCACGCGCTCTCCGGCGATCCCCTGCCCTCGCCGCGCACGCCCTGGTTCGAGCGCGACCCCGCGGTCCTCGATCGGCCCTTCTACGTGATGGAGCGCCTCCCGGGCGAGGTGCCGATCCCCGCGCCCGGCCCGCGTGGCGAAGGCCCCTTCGACGAGGTCGAGCGCGCAGCGCTGGCGCCCCAGGTGATGGCGGCCCTCGCCGGCCTCCACGCCGTCGACTGGCGCGCGCGGGGCCTGGACTTCCTGGGCGACCCGGAGCGGCATGCGGCCGCGACCGAGGTCGAGCGCTGGGCGGCGCGGATCGAGCGAAGCGGCACGGCGCCCGCGCCCGTCGTGGCGGAGGCGCTGGTCTGGCTGCGCCGCCACGCGCCCGCCGCGAGCGAGGTGGCGCTCCTCCACGGCGACTACCGGCTCGGCAACTGGCTGGTGTCACGCGCGGGCGCGGACACCCGGCTCACCGGCATCCTCGACTGGGAGATGGTGCACCTCGGCGACCCGGCCGAGGACCTGGCCTGGTGCTTCTCGCACCTCTGGCGCGCCCAGACGCCGCGCGCCGCCTGCCTCGCGCCGCCCGCCGAGCTCCTCGCGCTCTACGAGCAGGCCGCGCAGTGCCGTATCGACCCCGAGCGGCTGCGCTACTACGAGGTGCTCGCGATCGTGAAGATGATCGCGATCATGGGGACCGGCGTGCGCGCGCTCCGGGAGGGCCGCACCGGCGACCTGCGGATGGCGATCTTCGACCATCAGCTCGCGTTCCTCCACGCGCTGCTGGCCGCCCTGCGCGGCTGGCTGCCCCTGCCCGGCTAGGAGAGGAGCCCTTCTCTTGCGGATCCCCGCCGAGCGCATGCTGGCCGCCGTCTCGCAGGCGCTCCTCGAGCAGGTGCTGCCGCACGTCGAGGCGCGCGCCGCGCGGAGCCAGCTCTACGCGGCGGTGGAGGTGCTGCGCAACCTCGAGCGCCGGCTCGAGTGGGCGCGCGCGCCCCTCGCGGCGGAGGCGGCGTCGATCGAGGCGGTGCTGCGCGACGCCGCGGAGGCGCTGCGCGAGGCGGGCGAGGCCGGGCTCGCGGCGCGGCTCGCCGATCCGATCGCCGGCTGGCCCGAGGCGCCCGAGGCGCGGGTCGAGGCCGCGCGCGCCGCCCTCACGGCCGCCTTCGTCGCGCTCGACGCGGCCTCCCCGCCGGCCGCCGGCGCGGTGTGCGCGCTCCTCGGCGGCCACCTCGCCGCCCAGGCGATCCGCGATCTGGCGCCGCTCGCGCAGGGATCGTTGCTCGAAGAGATCTCACGAGGCTGAGGGCCCCATGCTGCACCGGCTCGACGACCATCCGATCCACCAGACCCCCGAGCCGCTGCTCCATCCTGCGAGCGGCGATCGCAACGCCTACGACCGCTTCTTCTTCAACGGCTACGCGCGCGACGGATCGCTCTACTTCGCGGCGGCCTTCGGGCTCTACCCGAACCGCGGGATCCGGGACGCCGCCTTCAGCGTCGTGCGCGGCGGCCGCCAGCACGCGCTCCACGCCTCGCGCGAAGCCGCACCCGGCGGCGCGCTCCAGGTGGGCCCGATCACGGTCGAGATCGAGGAGCCGATGCGCACGCTGCGCCTGCGCGTGGCGCCCAACGAGTGGGGCCTCGGCGCGGACCTCCGCTTCGCCGCGCGCACCGCCGCGGTGGAGGAACCCCGCTTCGTGCGCCGCGAGCAGGGCCGGCTCCTGATGGACGTGACGCGCTTCACCCAGTTCGGCACCTGGCAGGGCGCGCTCGAGGTGGCCGGCGAGCGCGTGG
Proteins encoded:
- a CDS encoding phosphotransferase family protein, with protein sequence MPRVVDDLAGRLGRFLAARMAGARALRVRELEARTEGFSQETLTFTLETEDGAGAKRESAWVLKREPPAGLLEPYDLEPEFRVLHALSGDPLPSPRTPWFERDPAVLDRPFYVMERLPGEVPIPAPGPRGEGPFDEVERAALAPQVMAALAGLHAVDWRARGLDFLGDPERHAAATEVERWAARIERSGTAPAPVVAEALVWLRRHAPAASEVALLHGDYRLGNWLVSRAGADTRLTGILDWEMVHLGDPAEDLAWCFSHLWRAQTPRAACLAPPAELLALYEQAAQCRIDPERLRYYEVLAIVKMIAIMGTGVRALREGRTGDLRMAIFDHQLAFLHALLAALRGWLPLPG